A region from the Buteo buteo chromosome 19, bButBut1.hap1.1, whole genome shotgun sequence genome encodes:
- the CDKN1B gene encoding cyclin-dependent kinase inhibitor 1B has product MSNVRISNGSPTLERMEARQSEYPKPSACRNLFGPVNHEELNRDLKKHRQEMEEACQRKWNFDFQNHKPLEGRYEWQAVEKGSSPDFYFRPPRLLKAVCKTSGRQSLDVNGNCQTVVFVGSQGISEDTHCVDQKTDVSENQTDFAEQCTGQRKRPATDDSSPQNKRANTTEEEVSEDSPSASSVEQTPKKSSPRRHQT; this is encoded by the exons atgTCAAACGTCCGTATTTCTAATGGGAGCCCTACCCTGGAGCGCATGGAAGCCAGGCAGTCGGAGTACCCGAAGCCGTCAGCTTGCAGGAACCTCTTCGGGCCGGTGAATCACGAAGAGTTAAACAGGGACTTGAAGAAGCACCGCCAGGAGATGGAGGAGGCATGCCAGAGGAAGTGGAATTTCGATTTCCAGAATCACAAGCCGCTGGAAGGCAGGTACGAGTGGCAAGCCGTGGAGAAGGGGAGCTCGCCCGACTTCTACTTCAGACCCCCCAGGCTACTGAAAGCTGTCTGCAAGACCTCCGGCCGCCAGAGCTTGGATGTAAACGGGAATTGCCAAACCGTGGTTTTTGTCGGTTCTCAGGGAATCTCAGAGGACACTCACTGTGTAGATCAAAAGActgatgtttctgaaaatcagacGGACTTTGCAGAGCAGTGCACTGGGCAGAGGAAAAGACCTGCCACCGACG ATTCCTCTCCTCAAAATAAAAGAGCCAACACAACAGAAGAAGAGGTCTCAGAAGACTCCCCCAGTGCCAGTTCAGTGGAGCAAACACCCAAGAAATCAAGCCCAAGAAGACATCAAACGTAA